Proteins encoded in a region of the Deltaproteobacteria bacterium genome:
- a CDS encoding transcriptional regulator, with translation MALTRDFKETVVSRVKSDPAFAQALLDEALTLLLNGDPETAKLILRDLVNATIGFEVLAGDLHKPSKSLHRMLSRAGNPTMENLSAILVAIKKTLRVDIRAVVSPTAA, from the coding sequence ATGGCGCTGACCAGAGACTTCAAGGAGACCGTGGTTTCGCGGGTCAAAAGCGACCCGGCGTTCGCCCAGGCACTTCTGGACGAGGCGTTGACGCTCCTGCTCAACGGGGACCCGGAGACGGCCAAGCTCATTCTTCGCGATCTGGTCAACGCAACGATCGGCTTCGAGGTTTTGGCCGGCGATCTGCACAAACCGAGCAAGAGCCTTCACCGGATGCTTTCGCGTGCCGGCAACCCGACCATGGAGAACCTGTCGGCGATTCTCGTGGCGATCAAGAAGACGCTTCGCGTCGATATCCGTGCGGTCGTCTCCCCGACGGCGGCCTGA
- a CDS encoding AbrB/MazE/SpoVT family DNA-binding domain-containing protein, translating to MQALATTKLSSKGQVVIPEDVRERLGLKPGVQFVVVGDGDVVMLKVISPPSVEEFGELLKKVRRQARQAGMKQSDIRSAIKKVRSSL from the coding sequence ATGCAGGCTCTTGCCACCACGAAGCTGTCGTCAAAGGGGCAGGTCGTCATTCCGGAAGACGTCCGGGAGCGTCTCGGCCTCAAGCCGGGAGTGCAGTTCGTCGTCGTGGGCGACGGCGATGTGGTCATGCTCAAGGTCATTTCTCCCCCATCTGTCGAGGAGTTCGGCGAATTGCTCAAGAAGGTCAGGCGGCAAGCGCGACAGGCGGGGATGAAACAGAGCGACATCAGATCTGCCATCAAGAAGGTGCGATCTTCCCTGTGA
- a CDS encoding type II toxin-antitoxin system RelE/ParE family toxin, giving the protein MNYRVVELLLEDGSSPYSDWFATLDPVAAAKITVAKVRIEQGNLSNAEWFQGIGEYKIDWGPGYRVYLARDGKTVIVLLGGGTKKRQQKDIDRAVKLLESYKRRKGK; this is encoded by the coding sequence GTGAACTACCGGGTCGTCGAGCTGCTTCTCGAAGACGGCAGCAGCCCCTATTCCGACTGGTTCGCCACGCTCGACCCCGTTGCGGCCGCGAAGATAACGGTGGCGAAGGTGCGCATCGAGCAGGGGAACCTTTCAAACGCGGAGTGGTTTCAGGGGATCGGGGAATACAAGATCGACTGGGGTCCGGGCTATCGGGTCTACCTCGCCAGGGACGGCAAGACGGTCATCGTCCTCCTCGGGGGTGGTACGAAAAAACGACAGCAGAAGGATATAGACCGCGCCGTAAAACTCTTGGAAAGCTACAAGCGGAGAAAGGGGAAGTAA
- a CDS encoding PIN domain-containing protein, which yields MTIVLTPEVVEEYRRVTGELLAHYPDADAETVLDRFILGSEIYVSVVLRNPVCIDPDDDKFFACALAGGAHLIVSGDKHLRNASGTFGIRVLPPRTFVDNHLRS from the coding sequence GTGACCATCGTTCTGACGCCGGAGGTTGTCGAGGAGTATCGGCGTGTGACCGGGGAATTGCTGGCGCATTACCCCGACGCCGATGCGGAAACGGTGCTCGACCGTTTCATTCTCGGTTCGGAGATTTACGTATCCGTTGTATTGCGGAATCCGGTTTGCATCGATCCCGACGATGATAAGTTTTTTGCCTGCGCGTTGGCGGGAGGGGCGCATTTGATTGTGAGCGGAGACAAGCACCTTCGGAACGCTTCCGGGACCTTTGGGATCAGGGTCCTGCCCCCGCGGACGTTTGTCGACAACCACCTCCGGTCGTAA
- a CDS encoding DUF2283 domain-containing protein, producing MASLKVYYDAEGKTLTVWFGDPSQEHVAEETGDEVILIKDREGHVIGFERLNFSIPDEEQLAVDALAV from the coding sequence ATGGCATCCCTGAAAGTGTATTACGATGCGGAGGGGAAGACCCTGACCGTCTGGTTCGGTGATCCCTCGCAGGAACATGTGGCCGAGGAGACGGGTGACGAGGTGATCCTGATCAAGGACCGGGAGGGGCATGTCATCGGCTTCGAGAGACTGAATTTCTCCATCCCCGACGAGGAGCAATTAGCGGTCGACGCATTGGCTGTTTAG